One window of the Gammaproteobacteria bacterium genome contains the following:
- a CDS encoding OmpA family protein — translation MRTATKNFLISSIVAVISLVATNGVLAAGGITNNHAYVVDGSGTLVRDGSGKCIRTGSWSQEHALVECGDAVAAAPPMAEKAPEAPVAAGPKPAAIRATLQTDAFFDFDKAVVKAEGKAKLDDFVTQMNQHKEVDVLLVTGHTDRIGTNSYNMKLSQRRADAVKNYLVEKGVSSNRIETAAKGEEEPVVSCDGVKGRTALIDCLAPNRRVVVETKVQREN, via the coding sequence ATGAGAACAGCAACCAAGAATTTCTTAATAAGCAGTATTGTGGCCGTGATCTCTCTGGTGGCCACAAATGGTGTCTTGGCAGCAGGAGGCATCACCAACAATCACGCCTATGTCGTAGACGGCTCCGGCACCTTGGTACGTGATGGCTCCGGCAAGTGCATCCGCACCGGCTCGTGGAGTCAAGAGCATGCCCTGGTTGAGTGTGGCGACGCCGTAGCTGCAGCCCCGCCGATGGCAGAAAAAGCCCCGGAAGCACCTGTCGCAGCTGGCCCGAAACCGGCCGCCATCCGCGCCACCCTGCAGACCGATGCCTTCTTCGATTTCGACAAGGCCGTGGTGAAAGCGGAAGGCAAAGCCAAGCTGGACGATTTCGTTACCCAGATGAACCAGCATAAGGAAGTGGACGTACTGCTCGTCACTGGCCATACCGATCGCATCGGCACCAACAGCTACAACATGAAGCTCTCACAGCGCCGTGCCGACGCCGTCAAGAACTACCTGGTTGAGAAGGGTGTCAGCAGTAACCGCATTGAGACAGCCGCCAAAGGTGAAGAAGAGCCGGTCGTAAGCTGTGATGGCGTCAAGGGTCGCACTGCCCTCATCGACTGCCTGGCACCGAACCGTCGCGTTGTCGTTGAGACCAAGGTACAGCGCGAAAACTAA
- the gph gene encoding phosphoglycolate phosphatase (PGP is an essential enzyme in the glycolate salvage pathway in higher organisms (photorespiration in plants). Phosphoglycolate results from the oxidase activity of RubisCO in the Calvin cycle when concentrations of carbon dioxide are low relative to oxygen. This enzyme is a member of the Haloacid Dehalogenase (HAD) superfamily of aspartate-nucleophile hydrolase enzymes (PF00702).): MSTILPNSSVAANNGLRTVLFDLDGTLADTAPDLAFALNAVLQEQDRALLPFDTIRPIVSHGATALIRLGFEIEPGTAAFESLRLRLLDIYRNHLARHTRLFPGIEELLGAIEQRGMNWGIVTNKPAWLTDPLLEQIGLSARAACVVSGDTVAERKPHPAPMLHACHLAGSDAHQCLYVGDAARDIEAGRRAGMKTLVALFGYIGEDEQPDSWGADGMIAHPAELLDWITAHD; this comes from the coding sequence ATGTCAACTATCTTACCCAACTCAAGCGTGGCCGCGAATAATGGCCTGCGCACCGTCCTGTTTGATCTGGACGGCACGCTCGCCGACACCGCCCCCGACCTCGCCTTCGCGCTCAACGCCGTGTTGCAGGAGCAGGATCGCGCGCTGCTGCCGTTTGACACCATCCGCCCCATTGTCTCGCACGGCGCGACCGCGCTCATCCGCCTCGGTTTTGAAATCGAGCCCGGCACGGCCGCGTTCGAGTCGCTGCGCCTGCGCCTGCTCGACATCTACCGCAACCATCTGGCGCGACACACGCGCCTGTTCCCCGGCATCGAAGAACTGCTGGGCGCTATTGAGCAGCGCGGCATGAACTGGGGCATCGTCACCAACAAACCCGCCTGGCTCACCGACCCATTGCTGGAACAGATCGGATTATCAGCGCGCGCCGCGTGCGTAGTGAGCGGCGACACCGTGGCCGAACGCAAGCCGCATCCCGCGCCCATGCTGCACGCCTGCCACCTTGCGGGGAGCGATGCGCATCAGTGTTTATACGTCGGCGACGCCGCACGCGACATCGAGGCCGGCAGGCGCGCGGGCATGAAAACGCTGGTGGCGCTGTTCGGTTACATCGGCGAAGATGAACAACCCGATAGCTGGGGCGCGGACGGCATGATCGCGCACCCGGCTGAGTTACTCGATTGGATTACGGCGCATGACTGA
- a CDS encoding restriction endonuclease, translating to MAIPDYQSIMLPLLRFATDGNEHPLREAIEGLSKQFGLTDAEKNELLPSGQQPRFNNRVAWARSYMSKAALLESTRRGHFSITQRGREVLSKNPPEINVKFLEQFPEFVEFRSKHREPVETTESTETETLQTPGELLETAYQKLREDLSAELLKTVTECSPSFFERLVIDVLVNMGYGGSRKEAGKAIGRSGDEGIDGIINEDRLGLDVIYIQAKRWQATIGRPEIQKFAGALQGHRAKKGIFITTSDFSREAVDYVAKIDSKIVLIDGEQLSQLMIDHNVGVTPVTSYETKKIDSDYFIEG from the coding sequence ATGGCGATACCTGATTACCAGTCAATTATGCTTCCCTTGCTTCGTTTCGCTACGGACGGAAACGAACATCCCCTGCGGGAAGCAATCGAGGGCTTGTCCAAACAGTTCGGGCTTACGGACGCAGAAAAGAATGAGCTGTTGCCGAGCGGACAACAGCCAAGATTCAACAACCGTGTTGCATGGGCGCGATCTTATATGAGTAAGGCGGCTCTGCTGGAGTCAACGCGACGCGGGCACTTTAGCATCACCCAACGTGGTCGGGAAGTCCTATCCAAGAATCCGCCCGAAATCAATGTGAAATTCTTAGAGCAATTTCCCGAGTTTGTAGAGTTCCGGTCGAAACACCGAGAACCTGTAGAAACTACAGAGTCGACTGAAACCGAAACCCTCCAAACACCAGGCGAGCTTCTGGAAACGGCATACCAGAAACTTCGCGAAGATTTGTCCGCTGAACTTCTAAAAACCGTAACAGAATGCTCCCCGTCTTTTTTCGAGCGCCTCGTCATCGATGTTCTCGTAAACATGGGCTATGGCGGTTCTCGAAAGGAAGCTGGAAAGGCCATTGGCCGCAGCGGCGACGAGGGCATTGACGGCATCATTAACGAAGATCGTCTCGGCCTCGATGTCATCTACATTCAAGCCAAACGGTGGCAGGCTACGATCGGGCGCCCTGAAATACAGAAGTTTGCGGGTGCCCTGCAAGGGCACCGCGCAAAGAAAGGAATCTTTATCACCACTTCCGACTTCAGCCGCGAAGCTGTGGATTATGTGGCGAAAATCGATTCTAAGATCGTGCTTATAGACGGCGAGCAGTTATCCCAACTCATGATCGACCACAATGTTGGAGTTACTCCTGTCACGTCGTATGAAACGAAGAAAATTGACAGCGATTACTTTATTGAGGGTTAA
- the gyrA gene encoding DNA gyrase subunit A: MVDFAKEVLPVNIEEEMKQSYLDYAMSVIVGRALPDVRDGLKPVHRRVLYAMSELGNDWNKPYKKSARVVGDVIGKYHPHGDTAVYDTIVRMAQPFSLRYMLVDGQGNFGSVDGDAPAAMRYTEVRMSRIAHEMLADLDKETVDFVPNYDESEREPVVFPARIPNLLINGSSGIAVGMATNIPPHNLGEVVDACLALIEDQALGVPELMKYIPGPDFPTAGIISGVAGIHEAYRSGRGRLIVRGRTEIETDETSGRQTIIVTELPYQVNKARLLERIAELVKEKKLEGISELRDESDKDGMRMVIALKRGEVAEVLLNNLYLHTQLQSVFGINMVALVDGQPRLLNLKQALELFIRHRREVVTRRTVYELRKARERAHILEGLTIALANIDAVIALIKAAPDPAQAREGLLAQRWAPGAVRDMLARAGAAASRPDDLAPEFGLDAEGYRLTQVQAQAILDLRLHRLTGLEQDKIVSEYRELLDTIARLLGILASNERLMQVIHGELTQIREQYADKRRTEIVLDHQDLTLEDLINVEDVVVTLSHAGYVKSQPLSLYRAQKRGGRGKAVTSVRDEDFVEKLFVASTHDTILCFSSRGKVYWMKVYELPQAGRIARGKPIINLLPLEPDERINAILPVHEFTSDHYVFMATAQGTVKKTPLVEFSRPRPSGIIALDLRADDQLVGVALTDGKQDIMLFTDTGKVIRFEEQDVRSMGRTACGVRGIRLGAGQRVISLIIADEGAVLTATERGYGKRTPIGDYPRHGRGGQGVISIQTTDRNGAVIGAVRVLEADEIMLITNGGTLVRTRASEVSQVGRNTQGVKLISPSENEKLIGIERIGDVGEEQDAGPAPE, from the coding sequence ATGGTTGATTTCGCCAAAGAAGTCCTCCCCGTCAACATCGAAGAGGAGATGAAGCAGTCGTACCTCGATTATGCGATGAGCGTGATCGTGGGCCGCGCCCTGCCGGATGTGCGTGACGGCCTGAAACCCGTGCACCGCCGCGTGTTGTACGCGATGAGTGAGCTCGGTAACGACTGGAACAAGCCCTACAAAAAGTCGGCACGCGTGGTCGGTGATGTCATCGGTAAGTACCACCCGCACGGCGATACGGCGGTGTATGACACCATCGTGCGCATGGCGCAGCCCTTTTCACTGCGCTACATGCTGGTCGACGGGCAGGGCAACTTCGGCTCGGTCGATGGCGACGCGCCTGCGGCGATGCGTTACACCGAAGTGCGCATGTCGCGCATCGCGCACGAGATGCTGGCCGATCTCGACAAGGAAACGGTCGATTTTGTCCCCAACTACGACGAATCCGAACGCGAGCCGGTGGTGTTTCCGGCCCGCATCCCCAACCTGCTGATCAATGGCTCCAGCGGCATCGCGGTCGGCATGGCGACCAATATCCCGCCGCACAATCTGGGTGAGGTGGTCGACGCCTGCCTGGCACTGATCGAAGACCAGGCGCTGGGTGTGCCGGAGCTGATGAAGTACATCCCCGGCCCGGATTTCCCTACTGCCGGCATCATCAGCGGTGTGGCCGGTATTCACGAGGCCTATCGCAGTGGTCGCGGACGCCTGATCGTGCGCGGACGCACCGAGATTGAGACCGACGAGACCAGCGGCAGGCAAACCATCATCGTCACCGAGCTGCCCTATCAGGTGAACAAGGCGCGTCTGCTGGAGCGCATCGCCGAGCTGGTCAAGGAGAAAAAGCTCGAGGGCATTTCCGAGCTGCGGGACGAGTCCGACAAGGACGGCATGCGCATGGTCATTGCGCTCAAGCGTGGCGAAGTGGCGGAAGTTCTGCTCAACAACCTGTACCTGCATACGCAACTGCAAAGCGTTTTCGGCATCAATATGGTGGCGCTGGTGGATGGGCAGCCGCGCTTGCTGAATCTCAAGCAGGCGCTGGAACTGTTTATCCGCCACCGGCGCGAGGTGGTGACGCGGCGTACCGTGTATGAGTTGCGCAAGGCGCGTGAACGTGCCCATATCCTCGAAGGCCTGACGATCGCACTGGCCAATATTGATGCCGTTATTGCGCTGATCAAGGCCGCACCCGACCCCGCGCAGGCGCGCGAAGGCCTGCTGGCGCAACGCTGGGCGCCGGGTGCGGTGCGCGACATGTTGGCACGCGCGGGCGCCGCCGCATCACGCCCCGACGATCTGGCGCCGGAATTCGGGCTGGATGCGGAGGGCTATCGCCTCACGCAGGTGCAGGCACAGGCGATACTTGATTTGCGTCTGCACCGGCTTACCGGGCTGGAGCAGGACAAGATTGTCAGTGAGTATCGTGAACTGCTGGATACCATCGCGCGCCTGCTGGGCATACTGGCCAGCAATGAACGGCTGATGCAGGTGATTCACGGCGAGCTGACCCAAATACGTGAGCAGTATGCCGACAAGCGCCGCACCGAGATTGTTCTCGACCACCAGGACCTCACCCTTGAGGATCTGATTAACGTTGAGGATGTGGTGGTGACCCTGTCGCATGCGGGCTATGTGAAGTCGCAACCCCTGTCACTGTATCGTGCGCAGAAACGCGGTGGTCGGGGCAAGGCGGTGACCAGCGTACGCGACGAGGATTTTGTCGAAAAGCTGTTTGTCGCCAGCACGCACGACACCATTCTGTGCTTCTCCAGCCGCGGCAAGGTGTACTGGATGAAGGTGTATGAATTGCCGCAGGCGGGGCGCATCGCGCGCGGCAAGCCGATCATCAATCTGTTGCCGCTGGAGCCGGACGAACGTATCAACGCCATCCTGCCGGTGCACGAATTTACCTCGGACCATTACGTCTTCATGGCCACGGCGCAGGGCACCGTGAAAAAGACACCGCTGGTGGAGTTTTCACGCCCGCGTCCGAGCGGCATCATTGCGCTCGATCTGCGCGCGGACGACCAGTTGGTCGGCGTGGCGCTCACCGATGGCAAGCAGGACATCATGCTCTTTACCGATACCGGCAAGGTGATTCGCTTCGAGGAGCAGGATGTGCGCTCCATGGGCCGTACCGCCTGTGGTGTGCGTGGTATCCGCCTGGGCGCAGGGCAGCGCGTGATCTCACTCATTATCGCCGACGAAGGTGCGGTGCTGACGGCTACCGAGCGTGGCTACGGGAAGCGGACGCCGATAGGGGATTATCCCAGGCATGGACGTGGCGGTCAGGGCGTTATTTCGATCCAGACCACCGATCGTAACGGTGCAGTGATCGGCGCGGTGCGGGTGCTGGAGGCCGACGAAATCATGCTCATCACCAACGGCGGCACGCTGGTACGGACGCGTGCCAGCGAAGTGTCCCAGGTGGGTCGTAACACACAGGGCGTGAAGCTTATCAGCCCGTCGGAAAATGAAAAGTTAATAGGCATCGAGCGCATTGGCGATGTCGGGGAAGAGCAGGACGCAGGGCCTGCCCCGGAATGA
- the mtnA gene encoding S-methyl-5-thioribose-1-phosphate isomerase: MVSSDNPGARSRHAITALADSDSVRAVEWRGGALRLLDQRALPQTTAYLVCHDAASVAQAITDMAVRGAPAIGIAAAYGVALAAQQRYADSPARWRVAMEPDIKLLACSRPTAVNLFWALERMQTALVEVAGDPGPILLAEARRIHDEDVTANRRMGELGAALMEAGGGVLTHCNTGSLATGGYGTALGVIRAAYAAGKIDKVYAGETRPWLQGARLTAWELVQDGIPVTLIADGAAAWLMRQGGLGWVVVGADRIAANGDVANKIGTYGLALAARQHGVRFMVVAPCSTLDMSLHSGADIPIETRTAVELLTLAGQPVAASGAEAWNPVFDVTPAALVDVLVTERGVVLAPDRRQIAALASA; this comes from the coding sequence ATGGTGTCAAGCGACAACCCGGGTGCCCGATCGAGGCATGCAATAACTGCGCTGGCGGACAGCGATAGTGTGCGCGCCGTGGAGTGGCGCGGAGGGGCATTGCGTTTGCTGGATCAGCGGGCACTGCCACAGACCACAGCGTATCTGGTGTGCCACGATGCCGCAAGCGTAGCCCAGGCCATTACCGACATGGCGGTGCGCGGCGCGCCTGCCATTGGCATTGCAGCGGCGTATGGCGTAGCGCTGGCGGCGCAGCAGCGCTATGCCGACTCACCCGCCCGCTGGCGGGTCGCTATGGAGCCGGATATCAAACTGCTTGCCTGCTCGCGCCCGACGGCGGTCAATCTGTTTTGGGCGCTGGAGCGCATGCAGACAGCGCTGGTGGAGGTGGCGGGGGATCCGGGTCCGATCCTGCTCGCCGAGGCGCGGCGCATCCACGATGAGGATGTCACTGCCAACCGCCGCATGGGCGAGCTGGGTGCGGCCTTGATGGAGGCCGGGGGCGGGGTGTTGACGCACTGTAATACCGGTTCGCTGGCCACGGGCGGTTACGGCACGGCCTTGGGCGTGATCCGGGCGGCCTATGCGGCGGGCAAGATCGACAAGGTGTATGCCGGCGAGACCCGGCCCTGGTTGCAGGGGGCGCGGCTCACTGCTTGGGAGCTGGTGCAGGACGGTATTCCGGTGACCCTGATTGCCGACGGCGCAGCGGCATGGCTGATGCGCCAGGGAGGGCTGGGCTGGGTGGTGGTAGGTGCGGATCGCATTGCGGCCAATGGTGATGTGGCCAACAAGATTGGCACCTACGGCCTCGCGCTGGCAGCACGTCAGCACGGTGTGAGATTCATGGTGGTGGCGCCCTGCTCGACCCTGGACATGAGCCTGCACAGCGGTGCCGATATCCCCATTGAGACGCGTACGGCGGTGGAACTGCTGACGCTCGCGGGACAGCCGGTGGCGGCCAGCGGGGCCGAGGCATGGAACCCGGTGTTTGATGTTACGCCAGCAGCACTGGTGGATGTGCTGGTGACGGAGCGCGGCGTGGTGCTGGCGCCGGACAGGCGCCAGATTGCGGCGTTGGCGAGCGCCTGA
- the rmuC gene encoding DNA recombination protein RmuC yields the protein MTEPVSTLALIVIALLGIAGGAVTVYLLMQRRLGALNRDNATLSAQLEAEQRSGAEKIAALEAARAQLTHTFTALASDALRSNNEEFLKLAQENLKQFHIKAQGDLEQKEKSIEQLVKPIKEALEKNEQQIRQIELERKESFGSLSKHLETMAINQQSLQSETRNLVQALRRPEVRGQWGELTLKRLAELAGMVEYCDFFEQEHTATADGGMRPDMIVRMPDGREIIVDVKTPLDAYLSAIEAPDDATRAVHLESHARNVVKRVRELAAKSYWEQFKNAPDFIVLFIPGDQFLNAALDIQRDLIETALRQKVILATPTSFVALLRAVAYGWRQQTLAANAERIRDVGEELYKRLGVFADHLAKVGKSLNSSVDNYNAAVGSFERQLIPGARKFAEMGVETGKLIEAPEPLEKQPRRMTITTKKGSVNDPN from the coding sequence ATGACTGAACCAGTCTCCACGCTCGCGTTGATTGTCATCGCACTGCTCGGCATAGCGGGCGGTGCCGTGACGGTTTATCTCCTGATGCAGCGCCGGCTTGGCGCATTGAACCGGGACAACGCCACCCTGAGCGCGCAACTCGAGGCCGAGCAGCGCAGCGGCGCGGAAAAAATCGCCGCACTCGAAGCCGCCCGCGCGCAACTCACTCACACCTTCACCGCGCTCGCGAGCGATGCACTGCGCAGCAACAACGAAGAATTTCTCAAGCTGGCGCAGGAAAACCTCAAGCAGTTTCACATCAAGGCGCAAGGCGATCTGGAGCAAAAGGAAAAATCCATCGAGCAACTGGTGAAACCCATCAAGGAAGCGCTGGAGAAAAACGAGCAACAGATTCGCCAGATCGAGCTTGAGCGCAAGGAATCCTTCGGCTCGCTCAGCAAACACCTCGAAACCATGGCGATCAACCAGCAGTCGCTGCAAAGCGAAACCCGCAATCTGGTGCAGGCCTTGCGCCGCCCGGAAGTGCGCGGACAGTGGGGCGAACTCACCCTCAAGCGTCTCGCCGAGCTGGCCGGCATGGTGGAGTATTGCGACTTTTTCGAGCAGGAGCACACGGCCACAGCGGATGGCGGCATGCGCCCCGACATGATAGTGCGCATGCCCGACGGGCGCGAAATCATCGTCGATGTAAAAACCCCGCTCGATGCCTATTTAAGCGCCATTGAAGCCCCCGACGATGCCACGCGCGCCGTCCATCTCGAAAGCCACGCACGCAACGTCGTCAAACGCGTGCGCGAACTCGCCGCCAAATCCTATTGGGAGCAGTTCAAGAACGCGCCCGACTTTATCGTGCTGTTCATCCCCGGCGACCAGTTCCTCAACGCCGCACTCGACATCCAGCGCGACCTGATCGAAACCGCATTGCGCCAGAAGGTAATACTCGCCACCCCCACCAGCTTTGTCGCCCTGTTGCGCGCCGTCGCCTACGGCTGGCGCCAACAAACGCTGGCGGCCAACGCCGAACGCATCCGCGATGTCGGCGAGGAATTATACAAACGCCTCGGCGTGTTCGCCGATCATCTGGCGAAGGTCGGCAAGAGCCTCAACAGCAGCGTTGACAACTACAACGCCGCCGTCGGATCCTTCGAGCGCCAGCTCATCCCCGGCGCACGCAAATTCGCAGAAATGGGCGTGGAAACCGGCAAGCTGATTGAAGCACCCGAGCCGCTCGAAAAACAGCCGCGCAGGATGACTATCACGACCAAAAAGGGTAGTGTAAACGATCCTAATTGA
- the ubiG gene encoding bifunctional 2-polyprenyl-6-hydroxyphenol methylase/3-demethylubiquinol 3-O-methyltransferase UbiG — MTQHTHNVDPAEVDKFRTLAARWWDPDSELKTLHDINPLRIEYIDTRARLAGKRVLDVGCGGGILAEAMAQHGAVVTGIDMAEDALNVAKLHLLESGTKVDYLLGTAEQFAAAHPAAFDVVTCMELLEHVPDPASVVRACATLVKPGGQVFLSTLNRTPKAYLLAVIGAEYVLNMLPRGTHDYARFIRPSEIEAWARHAGLELRDLTGMTYNPLTRRYRLGRDIDVNYLTQLKRGRE; from the coding sequence ATGACACAGCACACTCACAACGTAGACCCCGCCGAGGTCGACAAATTTCGCACCCTGGCCGCACGCTGGTGGGATCCGGACAGCGAACTCAAGACGCTGCACGACATCAATCCGTTGCGCATTGAGTACATCGACACCCGCGCCAGACTGGCCGGCAAGCGGGTGCTGGATGTCGGCTGCGGCGGCGGCATACTCGCCGAGGCCATGGCGCAACATGGCGCCGTCGTTACCGGCATCGACATGGCCGAAGACGCCCTCAATGTCGCCAAACTGCATCTGCTCGAGTCCGGCACCAAAGTGGATTATCTGCTCGGCACAGCAGAACAATTCGCCGCCGCGCATCCTGCCGCCTTCGATGTTGTCACCTGCATGGAACTGCTCGAACACGTGCCCGACCCCGCCTCCGTGGTGCGGGCCTGCGCCACGCTGGTCAAACCCGGCGGCCAGGTATTTCTGTCCACCCTCAACCGCACGCCCAAGGCCTATCTGCTGGCGGTGATCGGCGCGGAGTACGTACTCAACATGCTGCCGCGCGGCACGCATGATTACGCGCGCTTTATCCGCCCGTCCGAGATCGAGGCCTGGGCGCGGCACGCCGGGCTGGAACTGCGCGACCTGACCGGCATGACCTACAACCCGCTCACGCGCCGCTACCGTCTGGGACGCGATATTGATGTCAACTATCTTACCCAACTCAAGCGTGGCCGCGAATAA
- the serC gene encoding 3-phosphoserine/phosphohydroxythreonine transaminase, producing the protein MSRAYNFSAGPAVLPEEVLRQAADEMLDWHGCGMSVMEMSHRGKEYMSIAEGAEASLREIMAIPANYRVLFLQGGASSQFSMVPMNLLRGKAEADYIHTGEWSKKAIAEGKRYCQVNVAASAEDRDFTYVPAQQTWRLNPGAAYVHYTPNETIGGVEFHWVPETGDVPLVADMSSTILSRPVDVSKFGVIYAGAQKNIGPAGLTLVIVRDDLIGQTLPGTPVMFDYKIHADNGSMYNTPATYGWYFAGLVFDWIKRQGGVQGMAERNQRKADKLYAAIDGSGYYKSPVDPACRSWMNVPFTLPDEKLDSVFLSEAKKAGLLTLAGHRSVGGMRASIYNAMPESGVDALVAFMREFQQRHA; encoded by the coding sequence ATGTCACGCGCATATAATTTCAGCGCCGGGCCGGCGGTATTGCCGGAAGAGGTTTTACGTCAGGCGGCAGACGAGATGCTGGACTGGCACGGCTGTGGCATGTCGGTGATGGAAATGAGCCACCGCGGCAAGGAATACATGTCGATTGCAGAAGGTGCCGAAGCCAGCCTGCGCGAGATCATGGCAATCCCGGCCAACTACAGGGTGCTGTTCCTGCAGGGCGGTGCCAGCAGCCAGTTTTCCATGGTGCCTATGAATTTGCTGCGCGGCAAAGCCGAGGCTGACTACATCCATACCGGCGAATGGTCGAAGAAGGCCATAGCCGAGGGCAAGCGTTACTGCCAGGTGAATGTGGCAGCGAGCGCGGAAGACAGGGATTTCACATACGTCCCCGCGCAGCAAACATGGCGACTCAACCCTGGCGCGGCCTATGTGCATTACACGCCGAACGAGACCATCGGTGGTGTGGAATTCCACTGGGTGCCGGAGACCGGTGATGTGCCGCTGGTGGCGGATATGTCCTCGACCATTCTGTCGCGGCCGGTGGACGTGTCAAAGTTCGGCGTTATCTATGCGGGTGCGCAGAAGAACATCGGCCCGGCAGGGCTGACGCTGGTGATCGTGCGCGACGACCTGATAGGCCAGACGCTCCCCGGTACGCCGGTGATGTTCGATTACAAAATACACGCCGACAACGGCTCGATGTACAACACACCGGCGACTTACGGTTGGTATTTTGCGGGTCTGGTGTTCGACTGGATCAAGCGCCAGGGTGGGGTGCAAGGCATGGCGGAACGTAATCAGCGCAAGGCAGACAAGCTCTATGCCGCGATTGACGGCTCCGGGTACTACAAGAGTCCGGTTGACCCTGCCTGCCGCTCGTGGATGAACGTGCCGTTCACGTTGCCCGACGAAAAGCTCGACAGCGTCTTTCTGTCCGAGGCCAAAAAGGCCGGGTTGCTCACACTGGCCGGTCACCGATCGGTGGGCGGGATGCGCGCGAGCATCTATAATGCCATGCCGGAGTCAGGTGTGGATGCGTTGGTGGCGTTCATGCGCGAATTTCAGCAGCGTCACGCCTGA
- a CDS encoding TRZ/ATZ family hydrolase → MLAIDLLLHARWIIPVEPAGAVYSDHCLAVHEGRILDLLPANEAQLRYSAATTLRLDEHALIPGLINAHTHAAMSLLRGLADDLPLMEWLNQHIWPAESAWVSPQFIQDGTQLAIAEMLRGGTTCFNDMYFFPDHTARVTAACGMRASIGLILIDFPTAWAANADEYLHKGLEVHDAYKDHPLITTTLAPHAPYTVSDAPLEKIVMYADVLDRQIHMHVHETRAEIEQGLEKSGERPLARLARLGILSPRLQAVHMTQLTDDEVAQVAASRAHVVHCPESNLKLASGFCPLDKLIKAGVNVALGTDGAASNNDLDMFSEMRSAALLAKGVSGDATSVPAATALRMATLNGARALGLGDITGSLLPGKAADITAVHLGDLETQPLYDPVSQLVYATGRDKVTDVWVAGQHVLKQRQLTTLDEAELVIKARGWAQKIRPAG, encoded by the coding sequence ATGCTTGCCATTGACCTCTTGCTGCATGCGCGGTGGATCATTCCGGTAGAGCCGGCAGGCGCCGTTTACAGCGATCACTGCCTCGCTGTTCATGAAGGCCGCATTCTTGACCTGCTGCCCGCAAACGAGGCACAGCTTCGCTACTCTGCCGCCACCACACTGCGTCTCGACGAGCATGCACTGATCCCCGGCCTCATCAACGCCCACACCCATGCCGCCATGTCGCTGTTGCGCGGGCTGGCCGACGACCTGCCGCTCATGGAATGGCTGAACCAGCACATCTGGCCCGCCGAAAGCGCCTGGGTCAGCCCTCAATTCATACAGGATGGCACCCAGCTCGCCATTGCCGAAATGCTGCGCGGCGGCACCACCTGTTTCAACGACATGTACTTTTTCCCCGACCACACCGCACGTGTCACCGCTGCCTGCGGCATGCGCGCCAGCATTGGCCTGATACTGATCGACTTCCCCACCGCCTGGGCGGCCAACGCCGACGAATACCTGCACAAGGGGCTCGAAGTCCATGATGCCTACAAGGATCACCCCCTGATCACCACCACCCTCGCGCCGCATGCGCCTTACACGGTGTCGGATGCCCCGCTGGAAAAGATCGTGATGTACGCCGACGTGCTCGACCGGCAAATCCACATGCACGTACATGAAACGCGCGCTGAGATCGAACAAGGACTGGAAAAATCCGGCGAGCGTCCACTGGCCCGGCTGGCCCGGCTGGGCATATTGTCGCCTCGCCTGCAGGCGGTGCACATGACGCAGCTCACCGACGATGAAGTTGCTCAGGTCGCCGCCAGCCGCGCCCACGTCGTGCATTGCCCGGAGTCCAACCTCAAGCTCGCCAGCGGCTTCTGCCCGCTGGACAAGCTCATCAAGGCGGGCGTCAATGTCGCACTCGGTACCGATGGCGCTGCCAGCAACAACGACCTCGACATGTTCAGCGAAATGCGCAGCGCCGCCTTGCTCGCCAAGGGCGTGAGCGGCGATGCCACCAGCGTGCCCGCCGCCACCGCCTTGCGCATGGCCACACTCAATGGCGCGCGGGCGCTGGGGCTGGGTGACATCACCGGCTCGCTGCTGCCCGGCAAGGCCGCCGACATCACGGCGGTACATCTCGGCGACCTTGAAACGCAACCGCTCTACGACCCTGTGTCGCAACTCGTCTATGCCACCGGGCGCGACAAGGTCACCGACGTGTGGGTGGCGGGGCAGCATGTACTCAAGCAACGCCAGCTCACCACGCTGGATGAGGCCGAACTGGTGATCAAGGCGCGCGGCTGGGCGCAGAAAATCCGCCCCGCTGGCTGA